From Mariprofundus sp. NF, the proteins below share one genomic window:
- the hisD gene encoding histidinol dehydrogenase: MSNILRLDSQQEDFSARLDALLSREADTGADVQDLVAGILADVKQRGNAALCDYTERFDGWACTGETIEISRARMQEAWNAVSDMDRESLQLATDRIRAYHEKQHQDDWEYTDEVGMTLGQRITPLDRVGLYVPGGKAAYPSSVLMNAVPAVVAGVKEIVMVVPTPGGEINELVLAAAYVSGVQRGFAVGGAQAVAALAYGTETIPAVDKIVGPGNKFVAAAKRQVFGTCGIDMIAGPSEIVVVADGGNPSWIAADFLSQAEHDEAAQSILISTDAHLLTQVAQSIEAHLQVLPRAKIARASVETHGALILVKDWAEAADVVNVIAPEHLELALENPDEILPSIRHAGAIFIGHFVPEALGDYIAGPNHVLPTNRTARFSSPLGLYDFQKRSSVIRATRAAVEAIGPAAAHLAHREGLQAHALTLELRLKDKG; encoded by the coding sequence ATGAGCAACATTCTACGACTCGATTCTCAGCAGGAGGATTTTTCAGCCAGGCTGGATGCCCTGCTTTCACGCGAGGCTGATACCGGCGCCGATGTGCAGGATCTGGTGGCGGGTATTCTTGCCGATGTTAAACAGCGTGGTAACGCTGCACTGTGTGATTATACCGAGCGCTTTGATGGCTGGGCATGCACAGGTGAAACCATTGAGATTAGCCGCGCACGTATGCAAGAGGCGTGGAATGCCGTATCGGATATGGATCGTGAATCACTGCAACTGGCGACGGATCGTATCCGCGCCTACCACGAGAAGCAGCATCAGGATGACTGGGAGTATACCGACGAGGTCGGCATGACCCTCGGTCAGCGCATTACCCCACTTGATCGTGTAGGTCTTTATGTGCCCGGCGGCAAGGCAGCTTACCCATCATCGGTGTTGATGAATGCCGTGCCTGCCGTGGTGGCCGGTGTGAAAGAGATTGTCATGGTGGTGCCAACACCGGGTGGCGAGATCAATGAACTGGTACTGGCAGCAGCCTATGTCTCCGGTGTGCAGCGCGGCTTTGCGGTTGGTGGTGCTCAGGCAGTGGCCGCATTGGCTTATGGTACAGAGACTATTCCGGCTGTGGACAAGATTGTTGGTCCGGGCAATAAGTTTGTGGCAGCAGCCAAACGTCAGGTGTTCGGCACCTGTGGTATCGATATGATTGCCGGCCCTTCTGAGATCGTGGTGGTGGCTGATGGTGGTAATCCATCCTGGATTGCAGCTGATTTCCTCTCGCAGGCAGAACATGATGAGGCGGCACAGAGCATCCTGATCTCCACTGATGCACATCTGTTGACGCAGGTGGCACAATCGATTGAGGCGCATCTACAGGTATTGCCACGTGCCAAAATCGCACGAGCCTCTGTTGAAACGCACGGTGCTTTGATTCTGGTTAAGGATTGGGCTGAGGCTGCGGATGTGGTCAATGTCATTGCGCCGGAACATCTGGAGCTGGCACTGGAGAATCCTGATGAGATTCTTCCAAGCATCAGACATGCCGGTGCCATCTTTATCGGCCACTTTGTGCCCGAAGCGTTGGGTGATTATATTGCAGGTCCGAATCATGTCTTACCGACCAACCGTACAGCTCGCTTCTCAAGCCCGCTGGGTCTATATGACTTTCAGAAACGCAGCAGTGTAATTCGCGCCACCCGTGCGGCTGTCGAAGCGATTGGTCCGGCTGCTGCTCACCTTGCTCATCGCGAAGGATTGCAGGCGCATGCCCTGACCCTCGAGCTGCGCCTGAAAGACAAAGGGTAA
- the hisC gene encoding histidinol-phosphate transaminase codes for MIRGDIKALSAYHVPDSSGMIKLDAMENPFSMPDDLRKKWARRLAAVDVNRYPDADMLALRTKIAKHEGVEPEQVLLGNGSDEIIQMILIATVPGTCVVPGPTFVMYNLVSQWLKRPVATVPLAEDFTMKEEHFLQVCAREKAEVAFLACPNNPTGNLWRQERVEKIARGMGGMLVIDEAYGPFSERTHNYLIAPNVMVLKTFSKVGWAGLRMGYLLGDAEVIAQLNKVRMPYNINSLTQASADFLLDHFEVFEAQVAELRDERERMATALAEFDGIEVFPSQANFLLVRVNDAMHVFEALKKSGILIKNMHGSDRLLVNCLRITIGSRDENSALLAALREIQL; via the coding sequence ATGATAAGAGGCGACATCAAAGCGCTGTCGGCATATCACGTGCCTGATAGCAGCGGCATGATCAAACTTGATGCCATGGAGAATCCGTTTTCCATGCCGGATGATCTGCGCAAAAAATGGGCCAGGCGACTGGCAGCGGTGGATGTGAATCGCTATCCGGATGCTGATATGCTCGCGCTGCGTACAAAGATCGCCAAACATGAGGGCGTGGAGCCTGAGCAGGTACTGCTCGGCAACGGTTCGGATGAGATCATCCAGATGATCCTGATTGCTACGGTGCCTGGAACCTGCGTGGTGCCCGGTCCAACATTTGTGATGTATAATCTGGTGTCGCAGTGGTTGAAACGACCTGTAGCAACCGTGCCTCTGGCGGAAGATTTCACCATGAAAGAGGAACATTTCCTGCAGGTCTGTGCACGTGAAAAGGCTGAAGTGGCCTTTCTGGCATGCCCGAACAATCCAACCGGCAACCTGTGGCGCCAGGAGCGGGTTGAGAAAATCGCCAGAGGTATGGGCGGTATGCTGGTCATTGATGAGGCTTATGGCCCCTTCTCTGAACGTACGCACAACTACCTGATCGCACCCAATGTCATGGTTCTGAAAACCTTCTCCAAGGTGGGCTGGGCTGGCCTTCGCATGGGTTATCTTCTCGGTGATGCAGAGGTGATTGCGCAGCTGAATAAGGTGCGTATGCCCTATAATATCAATTCGCTGACACAGGCTTCAGCAGATTTCCTGCTTGATCACTTTGAGGTATTCGAGGCTCAGGTGGCAGAGCTGCGCGATGAGCGTGAACGCATGGCGACAGCACTGGCTGAGTTTGATGGCATTGAAGTCTTTCCATCACAGGCGAATTTCCTGCTGGTCAGGGTGAATGATGCAATGCATGTGTTTGAAGCGCTCAAGAAATCGGGAATTTTAATTAAGAATATGCACGGCTCTGATAGACTTCTGGTCAACTGCCTGCGTATCACCATTGGCAGCAGAGATGAAAACAGTGCCCTACTGGCGGCACTCCGGGAGATTCAGTTATGA
- the hisB gene encoding imidazoleglycerol-phosphate dehydratase HisB: MSRNASIERSTKETSIRLSLDLDGTGKAELNSSIPFLDHMLEQIARHGLIDLSVDAKGDREIDDHHTVEDIGICLGEALRDAIGDKAGIIRYGHAYVPLDEALSRVVLDFSGRPGLDYHIDFPKETVGGFDIDLFKEFFQAVSNHGRITLHIDAIRGDNNHHIIETVFKAFGRALRMAVESDPRQSGIPSTKGAL, from the coding sequence ATGAGTCGCAATGCATCGATAGAACGTTCAACCAAAGAGACCTCGATCAGGTTGAGTCTTGATCTGGATGGCACAGGCAAGGCTGAGCTGAACTCATCAATTCCGTTTCTTGATCACATGCTTGAGCAGATCGCCCGTCATGGTCTGATTGATCTGAGTGTGGATGCTAAAGGCGATCGCGAGATTGATGATCATCACACGGTGGAAGATATCGGTATCTGCCTCGGTGAAGCGCTGCGCGATGCGATTGGTGATAAAGCCGGTATCATTCGTTATGGCCATGCCTATGTGCCATTGGATGAGGCGCTTTCACGTGTTGTACTCGACTTCTCCGGTCGTCCGGGTCTGGATTACCATATCGATTTCCCTAAAGAGACAGTGGGTGGCTTTGATATCGATCTGTTCAAAGAGTTTTTCCAGGCTGTGAGTAATCATGGCCGCATTACGCTGCACATTGATGCAATTCGTGGTGACAATAACCACCATATTATTGAAACAGTATTCAAGGCATTCGGTCGTGCGCTGCGTATGGCAGTAGAATCGGATCCGCGCCAGAGCGGAATTCCGAGTACCAAGGGCGCTCTTTAG
- the hisH gene encoding imidazole glycerol phosphate synthase subunit HisH, giving the protein MKKTGLINYGMGNLHSVAKALEKAGGEVELVSDAASLKNYDRIVLPGVGAFRDCVAALKESGMDVAIKNEIAAGKPFLGICLGMQVLMDHSLEFGRHKGLGLIAGAVSPFPADHAERGYKIPHMGWNDVIFSSEKPQHPVLAPLAGKQVYYVHSYCCMPENPDHLLAACSYGDYPFAAAVGRDNIVAVQFHPEKSQSAGLALMEAFLQWNP; this is encoded by the coding sequence ATGAAAAAAACCGGACTTATTAATTATGGAATGGGCAATCTGCACTCGGTGGCCAAGGCGCTGGAGAAGGCGGGTGGTGAGGTTGAGCTGGTCTCTGATGCCGCTTCACTGAAAAACTATGATCGCATTGTGCTGCCCGGTGTCGGCGCTTTTCGTGACTGTGTTGCTGCCCTGAAAGAGAGTGGCATGGATGTTGCCATCAAAAATGAGATCGCTGCAGGCAAACCATTTCTGGGCATCTGCCTCGGCATGCAGGTGTTGATGGATCACTCACTTGAGTTCGGCCGCCATAAGGGACTTGGCTTGATTGCCGGTGCCGTCAGCCCTTTTCCCGCAGATCATGCCGAGCGTGGTTATAAAATCCCGCACATGGGCTGGAATGATGTCATCTTCTCATCAGAGAAACCGCAGCATCCGGTGCTGGCACCGCTGGCAGGCAAACAGGTCTATTATGTTCACTCCTACTGCTGCATGCCTGAAAATCCTGATCATCTATTGGCCGCCTGCTCCTATGGCGACTACCCGTTTGCTGCCGCAGTGGGTCGCGACAATATCGTGGCAGTGCAGTTTCACCCCGAAAAAAGCCAGAGCGCAGGCCTGGCACTGATGGAGGCATTCCTGCAATGGAATCCGTAA
- the hisA gene encoding 1-(5-phosphoribosyl)-5-[(5-phosphoribosylamino)methylideneamino]imidazole-4-carboxamide isomerase: MESVNVFELIPAIDLKDGHCVRLKQGRMDDATVYGDDPGAMAAHWQSLGAKRLHVVDLDGAFAGKPANREAIRAICAEMHIPVQLGGGLRDLAMIEGTLNLGVDRVILGSIAVANPSLVEEACKAFPGQVCVGIDAKGGMVAVHGWDDVTDVTAVDLALKFEDAGVSSIIYTDIARDGMMTGPNIEETVNLAKAISIPVIVSGGVSKMDDVTACAKHVDDGICGAITGRAIYENTIDFAEAMRILK, translated from the coding sequence ATGGAATCCGTAAATGTATTTGAACTAATCCCCGCAATCGATCTGAAAGATGGGCACTGCGTACGTCTGAAACAGGGGCGCATGGATGATGCAACCGTCTATGGTGATGATCCGGGTGCGATGGCTGCGCACTGGCAGTCTCTCGGCGCCAAGCGGTTGCATGTGGTAGATCTTGATGGTGCTTTTGCCGGCAAGCCGGCCAACCGTGAAGCGATTCGTGCAATTTGCGCCGAGATGCATATTCCGGTTCAGCTCGGTGGTGGCTTGCGTGATCTGGCTATGATTGAAGGGACACTGAATCTCGGTGTCGATCGTGTGATCCTGGGCTCTATTGCCGTGGCCAACCCATCACTGGTGGAGGAGGCGTGCAAGGCGTTCCCCGGTCAGGTCTGTGTCGGTATTGATGCCAAAGGTGGCATGGTGGCTGTGCACGGTTGGGATGATGTTACTGATGTCACGGCTGTTGATCTGGCGCTCAAGTTTGAAGATGCCGGTGTCTCATCGATTATTTATACCGATATTGCTCGCGATGGCATGATGACCGGCCCGAACATTGAGGAGACGGTAAACCTGGCCAAGGCGATCTCGATTCCGGTGATTGTATCCGGCGGCGTGTCCAAAATGGATGATGTGACTGCCTGTGCCAAACATGTGGACGATGGTATCTGTGGCGCAATCACCGGCCGTGCCATCTATGAGAACACCATCGACTTCGCTGAAGCGATGAGGATTTTGAAATGA
- the hisF gene encoding imidazole glycerol phosphate synthase subunit HisF, whose amino-acid sequence MLSKRIIPCLDVAHGRVVKGVQFVDIIDAGDPVEAAIKYDQQGADELTFLDIRASHESRDTLYHMVTEVAEHVFMPLTVGGGVKALSDIENLLHAGADKVSINTAAIFTPELVKEAAERFGSSTIVVAVDAKSVDDHWECFTHGGRKPTGINAVEWAKRMSDYGAGEILLTSMDADGTKNGYDIPLTRAVSDAISANVVASGGVGTLEHMAEGLKAGGADAVLAASIFHFGTFTIAETKEYLAKQGIPVRN is encoded by the coding sequence ATGCTGAGTAAAAGAATAATTCCCTGTTTGGATGTGGCGCACGGGCGTGTGGTTAAAGGCGTGCAGTTTGTAGATATTATCGATGCCGGTGATCCGGTTGAGGCTGCCATTAAATATGATCAGCAGGGTGCTGATGAGCTGACCTTCCTTGATATTCGTGCCAGCCATGAGAGCCGCGATACGCTCTACCATATGGTTACCGAGGTGGCCGAACATGTATTTATGCCGCTCACTGTTGGCGGTGGTGTGAAGGCCCTCTCCGATATTGAGAATCTTCTGCATGCCGGTGCCGATAAGGTCTCGATCAACACTGCCGCGATCTTCACCCCCGAACTGGTCAAAGAGGCTGCCGAGCGCTTCGGATCGTCAACGATTGTTGTGGCCGTGGATGCCAAAAGCGTGGATGACCACTGGGAGTGTTTTACCCACGGCGGCAGAAAACCGACCGGTATCAATGCCGTGGAGTGGGCGAAGCGTATGTCTGACTACGGTGCAGGCGAGATTCTTCTCACCAGTATGGATGCTGACGGCACCAAAAACGGTTATGACATCCCGCTCACGCGTGCGGTCTCTGATGCGATCAGTGCTAACGTGGTGGCATCCGGTGGTGTGGGCACACTCGAGCATATGGCTGAAGGTCTGAAGGCTGGTGGTGCTGATGCGGTGCTCGCCGCCTCTATCTTCCATTTCGGCACATTCACGATTGCCGAAACAAAGGAATATCTGGCCAAACAGGGGATTCCTGTCCGCAATTGA
- a CDS encoding YfiR family protein has product MAAAIALFALTSATSIASEQTPVRSDELKSVYIFNFIRFTDWPENSPDANATGVRLNVLHDQRLHDILQAIAEKPAARQLGLKLLSCKEITCLRSSSVLFIGEPDRGHFDQLLKLVEGSPVLTISDIPGFAEQGGMIEIKYHNEKLTFIVNLQAVKRAGLYISAQLLQLGEIVGRDNE; this is encoded by the coding sequence ATGGCGGCCGCTATTGCTCTGTTTGCGCTCACATCTGCGACCTCTATCGCCTCTGAGCAGACTCCGGTTCGCTCCGATGAACTGAAATCTGTATATATCTTCAATTTTATCCGTTTTACCGATTGGCCTGAAAATAGTCCGGATGCTAATGCAACTGGAGTGCGGCTGAACGTTCTCCATGATCAAAGATTGCATGACATACTGCAGGCTATTGCAGAGAAACCGGCAGCCCGGCAACTTGGATTGAAGCTGCTCTCATGCAAGGAGATAACTTGTCTCCGATCCAGCTCGGTTCTGTTTATTGGAGAGCCGGATCGGGGACATTTTGACCAGCTATTGAAACTGGTTGAGGGATCTCCAGTACTTACGATTTCTGATATTCCCGGCTTTGCTGAGCAGGGCGGCATGATCGAAATCAAATATCACAACGAAAAACTCACCTTTATCGTCAATTTGCAGGCAGTCAAACGCGCTGGCCTCTATATCAGTGCGCAACTTCTGCAGCTCGGTGAGATAGTTGGGAGGGATAATGAATAG